One segment of Leptospirillum ferrooxidans C2-3 DNA contains the following:
- a CDS encoding FUSC family protein, translating to MKSLDEVLSIAGLRSVSGDVLFSFKTLIAAGFALYIAFSLNLPQAYWALVTVLIIAQPYSGMIRSKALYRVIGTIVGASFVVFIMPLLINSPELFSIAICLWIAICLFLSLYDGSPRSYGFILGGYTSALIGFPAVDSPGSIFLLARSRVEEVVLGVLTTFLVNELFFPRQVTPLLLLRMDKWLSHVAKWGGEEVSGRGMTPGVPHSLGGEISTMSAMGIHAAYESPDPRVSGWLEALMSRMRDLLPVFVDLKIHRKALSRFSPALSSDLEILGREIDDWMSGKHHLSSKEMDQMVSRWFSEHGISFGLLKGGTIPTELGSLMERLSRRFHELVIIWGDCRRMRQRIAHGGVEEPPTPKGRVSVFRDPLLPFLSALAVSLAVGTSIFIWRALDWPEGFAAAMMAAVSGTFFAAMDDPSGAILDFLAKINIGSAAGLVTLFFFLPQVHDFAGLMAVMGIVLIPAGIVLARPDGPLKVLPFMIGFSGLIALQSTYHADFSHAWNTAISEAVGVFLAALSTVLVRSVGVTFSIRRILSSIHMEIVQLANLQGKMDRSVFVDHMFDRIAPLMSRMGVLGMDARKNHPDGLYDMVVGLDLIRLGEIREKLPPEMGDSISRLTLAIGTYYDRPGEAGKKVLKSLFDEVWLKIVDSTDMDLESETLSLLASLRWTLDGGGFMASSDGRAR from the coding sequence TTGAAAAGTTTGGATGAAGTTCTGTCGATTGCCGGATTAAGGTCTGTGTCCGGAGATGTTTTATTTTCTTTCAAGACCCTTATTGCGGCTGGATTTGCCCTCTATATCGCCTTTTCCCTGAATCTTCCCCAGGCCTACTGGGCCCTGGTCACAGTTCTGATCATTGCCCAGCCATATTCAGGGATGATCCGCTCGAAGGCCCTATATCGTGTTATTGGCACGATCGTTGGTGCCAGCTTTGTTGTTTTCATCATGCCGCTTCTGATCAACTCCCCGGAATTGTTTTCCATTGCCATTTGCCTTTGGATTGCCATCTGTCTTTTTCTGTCTCTTTATGATGGCTCACCAAGGAGCTACGGATTTATTCTGGGAGGATATACCTCGGCTCTCATCGGATTTCCTGCGGTGGACTCTCCCGGAAGTATCTTTCTGCTGGCAAGATCCCGGGTTGAAGAGGTTGTTCTGGGCGTTCTGACGACATTTTTGGTCAATGAGCTTTTTTTCCCACGTCAAGTCACACCCCTGCTCCTTTTACGGATGGATAAGTGGCTTTCCCATGTTGCGAAATGGGGGGGAGAGGAAGTTTCCGGACGGGGTATGACTCCTGGAGTGCCACATAGCCTTGGCGGGGAGATTTCAACGATGTCTGCCATGGGGATTCATGCTGCGTATGAATCCCCGGATCCAAGGGTTTCGGGGTGGCTGGAGGCACTGATGTCCCGGATGCGTGACCTCCTGCCGGTTTTTGTCGATCTCAAGATCCATCGAAAAGCCCTTTCCCGTTTTTCTCCGGCCCTCTCGTCCGATCTCGAAATCCTGGGCAGGGAGATTGACGACTGGATGTCGGGAAAGCATCATCTTTCTTCAAAAGAGATGGATCAGATGGTTTCCCGGTGGTTTTCGGAACATGGAATTTCTTTCGGGTTACTGAAAGGTGGCACGATTCCGACAGAACTCGGCTCCTTGATGGAGCGACTTTCCCGGCGTTTTCACGAACTCGTGATAATCTGGGGAGACTGTCGGCGCATGCGCCAAAGAATTGCCCATGGAGGTGTTGAGGAACCCCCAACGCCGAAGGGTCGGGTTTCGGTGTTCCGTGATCCGCTTCTCCCGTTTCTTTCGGCGCTGGCTGTCTCTCTTGCTGTGGGGACCTCCATATTCATCTGGAGAGCGCTTGATTGGCCAGAAGGTTTTGCCGCAGCAATGATGGCGGCGGTTAGCGGTACCTTTTTTGCCGCGATGGATGATCCTTCAGGAGCGATTCTGGATTTTCTGGCAAAGATCAATATCGGATCCGCCGCAGGATTGGTCACACTCTTTTTCTTCCTTCCCCAGGTTCACGACTTTGCCGGACTGATGGCGGTTATGGGAATTGTCCTGATCCCTGCCGGGATCGTGTTGGCCCGTCCCGACGGTCCGCTCAAAGTGCTTCCATTCATGATCGGATTTTCAGGATTGATTGCCTTGCAGTCAACCTACCATGCAGACTTCTCCCATGCATGGAATACCGCGATTTCAGAGGCTGTAGGTGTGTTTCTGGCGGCTCTTTCAACGGTATTGGTCCGGTCGGTGGGGGTGACGTTCAGCATCCGGAGGATCCTGTCATCGATCCATATGGAAATTGTCCAGCTGGCGAACCTTCAGGGAAAGATGGACCGGAGTGTGTTTGTGGACCACATGTTTGACAGGATCGCACCATTGATGTCGAGGATGGGCGTCCTTGGAATGGATGCGCGGAAAAATCATCCGGATGGACTCTATGATATGGTTGTTGGTCTCGACCTGATCCGGCTTGGAGAGATCCGGGAAAAATTGCCTCCGGAGATGGGGGATTCCATTTCCCGGCTGACACTTGCCATCGGTACCTATTACGATCGACCGGGAGAAGCCGGGAAGAAGGTCTTGAAATCCCTGTTCGACGAGGTTTGGCTCAAAATTGTCGATTCAACGGACATGGATCTTGAATCCGAAACGCTCTCCCTTCTCGCCAGTCTTCGATGGACACTTGACGGAGGGGGGTTTATGGCATCTTCCGATGGGAGGGCCAGATGA
- a CDS encoding efflux RND transporter periplasmic adaptor subunit, producing MSRVALTLVILILSSFVGWRLWVYYLEAPWTRDGKIRADFISVAPDVSGLVSQIFVHENDQVKKGDILFRIDPERFRIAILQARARVLGTMAVMDEAGRNARRYHQLMLNGDATREVARNMEARYEKSRADYQEAMAQLSLSILDQKRSEVRARVNGKIANMTLEPGDYVHRGDGVLSLVDTDSLHVDGYFEETKLSRIHIGDPVEIRMMGARRSIWGHVSGIAGGIRDRERHERPGSPPDVNPTFSWVRLAQRIPVRVHLDKVPPGLRLVSGRTVTVIDRKGPLVGKLFP from the coding sequence ATGTCTCGGGTAGCCTTGACACTTGTGATATTGATTCTGTCCTCTTTTGTCGGCTGGAGACTGTGGGTGTATTACCTTGAGGCTCCTTGGACCCGTGATGGGAAGATCCGGGCTGACTTTATCTCTGTCGCTCCGGATGTTTCCGGTTTGGTCAGCCAGATTTTTGTCCATGAGAATGATCAGGTCAAAAAAGGCGACATTCTCTTCCGTATCGATCCGGAACGTTTTCGAATCGCGATCCTCCAAGCCCGGGCGAGGGTTCTTGGTACGATGGCCGTTATGGATGAGGCAGGCCGCAATGCCAGAAGGTACCATCAACTCATGCTGAACGGAGACGCTACGCGGGAAGTGGCGAGAAATATGGAAGCCCGATATGAAAAATCGCGGGCCGACTATCAGGAAGCGATGGCGCAGCTCTCCCTTTCCATCCTGGACCAGAAGCGTTCTGAAGTCCGGGCCCGGGTCAACGGAAAAATTGCAAACATGACTCTTGAGCCGGGGGATTATGTTCATCGTGGAGATGGCGTCCTCTCTCTCGTCGATACGGACTCTCTCCATGTCGACGGCTACTTTGAGGAGACAAAACTGTCGAGAATCCACATCGGCGATCCTGTTGAAATTCGGATGATGGGGGCCCGTCGTTCCATATGGGGACATGTGAGCGGTATCGCGGGAGGTATTCGGGACAGGGAGAGGCATGAGCGTCCGGGAAGCCCTCCTGATGTCAACCCGACATTCAGTTGGGTCAGGCTCGCCCAGAGGATCCCGGTAAGGGTCCATCTTGACAAGGTTCCTCCCGGTCTGAGACTTGTTTCGGGAAGAACGGTGACCGTGATTGACCGGAAAGGTCCACTTGTTGGCAAGTTGTTTCCGTAA
- the aroF gene encoding 3-deoxy-7-phosphoheptulonate synthase: protein MIIVLKPEATQADIAHISGKLKEKGLAVHISKGSERTIIGAIGDDRLLAELPLAIFPGVESVHKILQPFKLVSREFKKENTIIRFPNGVTIGGEEIQVMAGPCAVESDEQLLFVAERVKESGAKILRGGAFKPRTSPYTFQGLGETGLKHLSKAREKTGLLVITELMDPRDLDMVEEHTDIIQIGARNMQNFRLLSDVGRARKPVLLKRGLSATIKEFLMAAEYIASQGNQDIILCERGIRTFETMTRNTLDLNAVPVLKSLTHLPILVDPSHGTGRWDLVIPMAKAGIAAGADALMIEVHNNPEEAFSDGEESLTPENFERLMRECRKVASAVDRFIA, encoded by the coding sequence ATGATTATCGTTTTGAAACCGGAAGCAACCCAGGCAGATATCGCTCACATTTCCGGAAAATTAAAGGAAAAGGGTTTGGCCGTCCATATTTCAAAGGGGTCGGAACGGACCATTATCGGAGCTATCGGGGATGACAGGCTCTTGGCCGAGCTTCCGCTCGCCATTTTCCCGGGAGTGGAAAGCGTTCACAAGATCCTTCAGCCCTTCAAGCTCGTCAGCCGTGAATTCAAAAAAGAAAACACGATTATCCGATTTCCGAACGGAGTCACCATCGGTGGAGAAGAAATCCAGGTCATGGCAGGACCATGCGCAGTGGAATCCGATGAGCAGCTTCTGTTTGTCGCGGAAAGGGTCAAGGAATCAGGCGCAAAAATCCTTCGGGGAGGGGCGTTCAAACCCCGGACATCCCCTTACACTTTCCAGGGACTTGGAGAAACAGGACTCAAGCACCTTTCGAAAGCCCGGGAAAAAACCGGCCTTCTTGTCATTACGGAACTGATGGACCCCAGAGATCTTGACATGGTTGAGGAGCACACCGACATTATCCAGATCGGCGCAAGAAACATGCAGAACTTCCGCCTTCTGTCCGATGTTGGCCGCGCCAGAAAACCTGTTCTTCTGAAAAGAGGGCTCTCCGCAACAATCAAGGAGTTCTTGATGGCGGCAGAATACATTGCCTCACAGGGAAATCAGGACATCATCCTGTGCGAGAGAGGGATCCGCACGTTTGAGACCATGACAAGAAATACGCTCGACCTGAACGCTGTTCCGGTCCTGAAAAGCCTGACACATCTTCCAATTCTCGTGGACCCAAGCCATGGAACCGGACGATGGGATCTCGTCATCCCCATGGCCAAGGCAGGAATCGCCGCTGGCGCCGACGCGCTGATGATCGAAGTCCACAATAATCCTGAAGAGGCCTTTTCCGATGGCGAAGAATCCCTGACCCCGGAAAATTTCGAACGATTGATGAGGGAATGCCGCAAGGTCGCCTCTGCTGTTGACAGGTTTATCGCCTGA
- a CDS encoding prephenate dehydrogenase has translation MKPARECRQLAILGVGLMGASIAAAQKRSFPDTVIVGSSISTIDGRVALEKGYIDRFTQNNKEAVLGADRVIVASPPSSIASILKEIAEMVPGIPVTDISSVKTPVYMDFRKNLQSCFKSYTSSHPMAGREESGAQGARANLFDGRSTFLVPFASPKTPPEGDWENFWLGLGCKGTFTVDPMEHDQILSLISHLPHVVSYAILELLNRTEERNHLTHFNWEEQKGGALTDMTRISHSHSGLWGEILAANQEFLLNDLSRLILILESWKKQIGNGSMEEISQKIESVQNHHQSLKKLAKKEKKESDAH, from the coding sequence ATGAAGCCGGCGCGTGAGTGCCGGCAACTCGCCATACTGGGAGTGGGACTGATGGGGGCTTCCATTGCCGCGGCCCAAAAGCGGTCCTTCCCCGACACAGTCATTGTCGGATCATCCATCTCCACCATTGATGGCAGGGTTGCGCTTGAAAAAGGGTATATAGACCGCTTTACCCAAAACAACAAGGAAGCCGTTCTGGGCGCGGACCGGGTGATCGTGGCCTCCCCTCCCTCCTCGATTGCCAGCATTTTAAAAGAGATCGCGGAAATGGTTCCGGGGATTCCCGTTACAGACATCTCCTCTGTCAAAACGCCTGTTTACATGGACTTCAGAAAAAATCTCCAGTCCTGTTTTAAAAGCTATACAAGCTCTCACCCCATGGCAGGCAGAGAGGAGTCCGGAGCCCAGGGCGCACGGGCCAACCTGTTTGATGGTCGAAGCACCTTTCTGGTTCCCTTTGCAAGTCCAAAAACTCCCCCCGAAGGAGACTGGGAGAACTTCTGGCTTGGCCTTGGCTGCAAGGGAACCTTCACAGTCGACCCCATGGAGCACGATCAGATCCTCTCCCTCATCAGCCACCTTCCCCATGTTGTTTCCTATGCCATTCTTGAGCTTTTAAACCGGACAGAAGAGAGGAACCACCTGACCCATTTCAACTGGGAGGAACAAAAAGGTGGGGCACTGACAGATATGACCCGGATCTCACACAGCCATTCCGGACTCTGGGGAGAAATTCTCGCGGCCAATCAAGAATTCCTGCTCAACGACCTTTCCCGACTGATCCTGATTCTTGAATCCTGGAAAAAACAGATTGGAAATGGCTCCATGGAAGAGATCTCCCAAAAAATTGAATCTGTCCAGAACCATCACCAATCTCTCAAGAAACTCGCCAAAAAGGAAAAGAAGGAGTCCGATGCCCATTGA
- the aroA gene encoding 3-phosphoshikimate 1-carboxyvinyltransferase yields MPIDEYSGGQRNGSYRVTSSKSVSGCIRVPGDKSISHRAVMMASLAMGTSEIHGFLPSSDCLGTLLAFSLMGVRTERISENHVRISSPGAISLTEPQTVLDLGNSGTAVRLLLGILAGTNFHSVVTGDDSLRSRPMGRVTEPLSLMGASIDGVANGKRLPLAIRGRKLKAITFLNEKKSAQVKSSILLAGLSADGPTTVIEPVATRDHTELMLPMFGATCTVRGNEKTVHPGPLSPLDFTVPGDLSSAAFFMVLGLITPGASLTIEGVGLNPTRTAIIRILQLMGGKIQVTTMESQGEPVGTLHIQASSLEGIEVPEELIPQAIDEIPVLAVAAAFAKGRTIIKNASELRVKESDRITAICQALSSTGISVTELPDGLIVEGGGPAPKIHGAEIESHNDHRITMSMVVLGSRLPPGETLLIHGTDFVATSFPGFVELFNKTAGIQN; encoded by the coding sequence ATGCCCATTGATGAATATTCCGGAGGTCAGCGAAACGGTTCTTACCGGGTGACATCCTCAAAGAGTGTCTCAGGCTGCATTCGCGTTCCTGGCGACAAGTCGATCTCCCACCGTGCAGTCATGATGGCTTCCCTGGCAATGGGAACAAGCGAAATCCACGGCTTTCTCCCCTCTTCCGATTGTCTGGGCACCCTTCTGGCTTTTTCCCTGATGGGGGTCAGGACAGAACGCATTTCAGAGAATCACGTCAGGATCTCAAGCCCGGGAGCAATAAGTCTTACTGAGCCACAAACCGTTCTGGATCTTGGGAACTCCGGCACAGCCGTGCGACTTCTTCTGGGAATCCTTGCCGGAACAAACTTTCATTCCGTTGTCACAGGAGATGACAGTCTCAGAAGCCGCCCAATGGGCCGGGTGACCGAGCCCCTCTCATTGATGGGTGCCAGCATCGACGGAGTCGCGAATGGCAAGCGGCTGCCTCTGGCCATCCGCGGGAGAAAACTCAAGGCAATCACTTTTCTGAACGAGAAAAAGAGCGCACAGGTCAAATCCTCCATTCTCCTTGCCGGCCTCTCTGCCGACGGGCCGACCACCGTTATCGAACCGGTTGCGACAAGGGACCATACAGAGCTGATGCTTCCCATGTTTGGCGCAACCTGTACTGTGCGGGGCAACGAAAAGACCGTTCACCCAGGGCCCCTTTCCCCATTGGATTTTACGGTTCCAGGAGACCTGTCATCGGCTGCTTTTTTCATGGTTCTGGGATTGATTACGCCAGGAGCCAGCCTCACGATCGAGGGAGTCGGGCTGAACCCGACACGAACCGCAATCATCCGGATTCTGCAACTGATGGGCGGGAAAATCCAGGTAACAACCATGGAAAGTCAAGGCGAGCCTGTCGGAACACTTCATATACAGGCCAGTTCCCTTGAAGGGATCGAAGTCCCCGAAGAACTGATCCCGCAGGCGATCGATGAAATTCCTGTTTTGGCGGTTGCCGCCGCATTTGCCAAAGGGAGAACCATCATCAAGAATGCCTCCGAGTTACGGGTCAAGGAATCCGACCGGATCACGGCAATCTGCCAGGCATTATCCTCAACCGGAATCTCCGTAACAGAGCTCCCGGACGGATTGATTGTCGAAGGAGGAGGTCCTGCCCCCAAGATTCATGGAGCCGAAATCGAAAGCCATAATGACCACAGGATTACCATGAGCATGGTTGTTCTGGGCTCGAGGCTTCCTCCTGGTGAAACACTTTTGATCCATGGTACGGATTTTGTTGCCACAAGCTTTCCGGGCTTTGTGGAGCTGTTCAACAAGACCGCAGGGATCCAGAACTGA
- a CDS encoding YebC/PmpR family DNA-binding transcriptional regulator yields the protein MSGHSKWATTKHKKAIIDSKRGKIFTRHAKEIAVAARIGGGDPEGNPRLRTAILKAREDNMPQDNIKKAIQRGTGEIPGAQYEEYQFEGHGPKGVAIILKVMTDNKNRTVPELRTIFSKNGGALGENGCVSWMFDSKGLITVDKSSLPEDQVMDLALEAGADDAVIHEDVYEFLTAPQDFSHVLEVIKSKKITPSFAEVTMIPQTTVPLEGKDAQTMMRLMEMLEDHDDVQHVYANFDIPDDILESLSS from the coding sequence TTGTCCGGTCACTCGAAATGGGCAACCACCAAGCATAAGAAAGCAATCATCGACTCAAAACGCGGAAAGATCTTTACCCGCCACGCCAAGGAAATAGCGGTTGCCGCAAGAATTGGTGGCGGGGATCCAGAGGGGAATCCCCGGTTAAGGACCGCGATCTTGAAGGCCCGGGAAGACAATATGCCCCAGGACAACATCAAGAAGGCCATCCAGCGCGGAACCGGAGAAATCCCCGGAGCCCAATATGAGGAATACCAGTTCGAGGGACATGGTCCAAAAGGCGTGGCGATCATTCTGAAAGTCATGACGGATAACAAAAACAGGACCGTTCCGGAACTCCGGACCATTTTTTCCAAGAATGGGGGAGCTCTCGGGGAAAACGGATGTGTGTCATGGATGTTCGACAGCAAGGGTCTTATTACCGTGGACAAGTCCTCACTTCCTGAAGATCAGGTCATGGATCTCGCCCTCGAGGCGGGAGCGGACGATGCCGTAATCCATGAGGACGTCTATGAGTTTTTGACCGCTCCCCAGGATTTTTCCCATGTTCTTGAAGTCATCAAATCCAAAAAAATCACTCCATCCTTCGCAGAAGTCACGATGATTCCCCAAACAACGGTTCCTCTGGAAGGAAAGGATGCACAAACCATGATGCGCCTCATGGAAATGCTGGAAGATCATGACGATGTCCAGCATGTCTATGCGAATTTTGACATTCCGGATGACATTCTCGAATCCCTCTCATCCTAA
- the pheA gene encoding prephenate dehydratase, whose product MTEDLGNLRNSIDEIDTRIVGLLRDRAAIAARVGDYKKARALPFHVVSREREILDRITELESAPFPKESIRTIFREILSACLSLEEPVVISYMGPPATYTHQAALKHFGHSLKHVPAATVREVFRAVESGEALYGVVPIENSTEGMVNNTLDTLVESDLRICGEIILPIHHCLLTRATSAKEIRTVYAHPQALAQCRIYLSNALPDASTGETTSNTKAVEMALEDPHSAAIAGEMAAEVYNIPIFSRHIEDFPDNQTRFLVIGTIDPGKTRKDQTSIMVSILDRVGALSEILSLIATEGINLTRLESRPSRKKAWDYIFFMDIEGHQADENIRQLLTKLQTLCPYVRILGSYPLQDKPSQT is encoded by the coding sequence ATGACTGAAGATCTGGGAAACCTGAGAAATTCCATTGACGAAATTGACACCAGGATTGTCGGGCTTCTGAGAGACCGGGCCGCCATAGCTGCCAGAGTGGGTGATTACAAAAAGGCCAGGGCTCTTCCCTTCCATGTCGTATCGAGAGAACGGGAGATTCTCGACCGGATCACCGAACTGGAATCGGCGCCCTTCCCCAAAGAATCGATCCGGACCATTTTCAGGGAAATCCTTTCTGCCTGTCTGTCCCTGGAAGAACCCGTCGTCATCTCCTACATGGGGCCTCCGGCTACCTATACCCACCAGGCGGCACTCAAGCATTTCGGCCACTCACTGAAACATGTTCCGGCCGCCACTGTCCGGGAGGTGTTTCGGGCTGTTGAAAGCGGCGAGGCCCTCTATGGAGTGGTTCCGATCGAAAACTCGACCGAGGGAATGGTCAACAATACCCTCGACACGCTGGTGGAATCAGACCTGAGAATCTGTGGGGAAATCATCCTCCCGATCCATCATTGCCTCCTGACCAGGGCAACATCCGCAAAAGAGATCCGGACCGTCTACGCCCATCCCCAGGCACTGGCCCAATGCCGAATATACCTTTCGAACGCTCTTCCGGATGCCTCGACCGGTGAAACAACGAGCAATACCAAGGCTGTGGAAATGGCCCTTGAGGATCCTCATTCTGCTGCCATCGCCGGAGAAATGGCCGCAGAAGTCTACAATATTCCAATTTTTTCCAGACATATTGAAGACTTCCCCGACAATCAGACCCGGTTTTTGGTGATCGGAACCATCGACCCCGGAAAAACCCGAAAGGACCAGACCTCCATTATGGTTTCCATTCTGGACCGGGTGGGAGCCCTCTCGGAGATTCTCTCCCTGATAGCAACAGAGGGAATCAACCTGACCCGTCTTGAAAGCCGTCCCTCCAGGAAAAAGGCATGGGATTACATCTTCTTCATGGATATAGAAGGCCATCAGGCGGATGAAAACATCCGGCAACTTTTAACGAAGTTACAGACTCTTTGCCCATATGTTAGGATATTGGGATCATATCCTTTGCAGGATAAACCATCTCAGACCTGA
- a CDS encoding DUF1656 domain-containing protein — translation MKEIDVLGLFFPPFLIWGVIAFLILGWLRVLLARIGFYRFVWHRSLVDIALWVIVSGVVVTFLG, via the coding sequence ATGAAAGAGATCGATGTTTTGGGGCTTTTCTTTCCACCGTTTCTGATCTGGGGAGTGATTGCCTTTTTGATTCTTGGATGGTTGAGGGTTTTGTTGGCCAGAATTGGTTTCTATCGTTTTGTCTGGCATCGTTCCCTTGTGGATATTGCTCTCTGGGTGATCGTTTCGGGAGTCGTTGTCACTTTTTTGGGTTAG
- the treZ gene encoding malto-oligosyltrehalose trehalohydrolase: MDCSGHHLISRNDIDSVALDHALGPIGAVLQKDGSVLFRVWAPQFFHVHLVLPDQKKSPLLMVSEGNGYHHLSLSGIGVGTRYLFQLEGVGIYPDPASRWQPDGVHKASAVWFPEESFPSPLPAWQGHRLDSLIIYELHVGTFTAEGTFDGLIQHLGHLQELGVTAIEVMPVASFPGERNWGYDGVYLFAVQQSYGGPDGFGRFVRGCHEHGISVLLDVVYNHLGPEGNYLGKFAPYFSKVSRTPWGDAINFDGPESDHVRHFFLENLRTYLEVFDVDGFRFDAIHAIIDQSPVPFLTDVSRLCRQISEKRGRPVHLIGESHQNDRRAVLPEDQNGIGFDSQWSDDFHHALHVFLTGEREGYYQDFSGASDLPRIFSEGFLYQGEYAPSFRRRRGSSPEGLSGSSFVVFSQNHDQVGNRPAADRLTARIPDAGLRLAASLTLLSPFLPLLFMGEEFGETNPFHYFTSHGDEDLINAVREGRKREFQDFPGWTDHLDPQGLEVFENSRLSMLDPGSRIGSSLKLYAFYRELIRIRKSYPALVPPNTLPGPDCRLLPSNPPLLLVRREGGGEVVLIVGNLSELPQRLGNILSNAPGRWSKVLDSEEERWGGGGSLFPERLESSSDENVCAPYQVALYRGVAS; encoded by the coding sequence ATGGATTGTTCCGGTCACCATCTGATTTCCCGAAATGACATCGACTCTGTCGCACTTGATCATGCACTTGGACCCATTGGTGCCGTTCTCCAAAAGGATGGTTCCGTTCTTTTCAGGGTGTGGGCCCCACAATTTTTTCATGTCCATCTGGTCCTGCCCGATCAAAAAAAATCCCCCCTTTTAATGGTTTCTGAAGGAAATGGGTACCATCATCTCTCACTTTCAGGTATCGGCGTCGGGACCCGCTATCTTTTCCAGCTTGAGGGAGTCGGAATCTATCCGGATCCGGCATCAAGGTGGCAGCCGGATGGCGTGCACAAAGCCTCCGCCGTGTGGTTCCCGGAGGAATCCTTTCCCTCTCCTCTCCCCGCTTGGCAGGGCCACAGGCTCGACTCCCTGATCATCTATGAGCTCCATGTCGGAACCTTTACCGCTGAAGGGACATTCGACGGACTCATCCAACATCTTGGACATTTGCAAGAGCTTGGTGTCACCGCGATTGAGGTCATGCCGGTCGCCTCCTTTCCGGGAGAGCGGAACTGGGGTTATGATGGCGTTTATCTGTTTGCTGTTCAGCAGTCCTATGGTGGCCCCGACGGTTTTGGCCGGTTTGTCCGTGGCTGTCATGAACATGGAATTTCGGTCCTTTTGGATGTTGTCTATAACCACTTGGGTCCTGAAGGAAATTATCTCGGAAAGTTTGCTCCCTATTTTTCAAAAGTCTCCCGGACCCCCTGGGGTGATGCGATCAATTTCGATGGCCCCGAGAGTGATCATGTCCGACATTTTTTTCTGGAGAACCTTCGCACCTATTTAGAGGTCTTTGATGTGGACGGGTTCCGGTTCGACGCGATCCATGCCATCATCGACCAGTCCCCGGTTCCTTTTCTGACAGATGTTTCAAGGCTTTGTCGTCAGATTTCCGAAAAACGGGGAAGACCGGTTCACCTGATCGGTGAGTCCCATCAGAATGACCGCAGGGCGGTTCTTCCGGAAGATCAAAACGGAATCGGTTTCGACAGCCAGTGGAGTGATGACTTTCACCATGCCCTTCATGTTTTCCTGACAGGGGAAAGGGAAGGGTATTATCAGGACTTTTCCGGAGCGTCCGACCTGCCCCGCATTTTTTCAGAAGGTTTTCTGTATCAGGGCGAATATGCCCCTTCATTCAGGCGTCGCAGGGGCTCTTCTCCTGAGGGGCTTTCCGGCTCTTCCTTCGTTGTTTTCTCCCAAAATCATGACCAAGTGGGCAATCGGCCGGCGGCTGACCGGCTTACCGCAAGAATTCCCGATGCCGGACTGCGTCTCGCGGCTTCCCTGACGCTCCTGTCTCCTTTTTTGCCACTTCTTTTTATGGGGGAAGAGTTTGGCGAGACGAACCCCTTCCATTATTTTACAAGCCATGGAGACGAGGATCTGATCAACGCTGTTCGGGAGGGGAGAAAAAGGGAGTTCCAGGATTTTCCCGGATGGACGGATCATCTTGATCCGCAGGGGTTGGAGGTGTTTGAAAACTCCCGGTTGTCCATGCTCGACCCCGGAAGTCGGATCGGCTCCTCGCTCAAGCTTTATGCCTTTTATCGGGAGCTGATTCGCATCAGGAAATCCTATCCGGCTCTTGTGCCGCCGAACACTCTTCCTGGTCCGGATTGTCGTCTCCTTCCATCCAATCCTCCCCTATTGCTGGTTCGTCGGGAGGGTGGCGGGGAAGTGGTTCTGATTGTCGGGAACCTGTCAGAGTTACCACAAAGACTCGGGAACATCCTTTCCAACGCTCCGGGGCGGTGGTCAAAAGTTCTCGACTCCGAAGAAGAACGGTGGGGTGGGGGAGGCAGTCTCTTTCCGGAGAGACTGGAGTCCTCTTCTGATGAAAATGTTTGTGCTCCTTATCAGGTCGCTCTCTACCGGGGGGTGGCCTCTTGA